The following are encoded together in the Lathyrus oleraceus cultivar Zhongwan6 chromosome 3, CAAS_Psat_ZW6_1.0, whole genome shotgun sequence genome:
- the LOC127128740 gene encoding LOB domain-containing protein 41, producing the protein MRMSCNGCRVLRKGCSENCSIRPCLQWIKNPESQANATVFLAKFYGRAGLMNLVNAGPEHLRPAIFRSLLYEACGRIVNPIYGSVGLLWSGSWQLCQAAVEAVLKGAPITPITSEAATHGRGPPLKAYDIRHVSKDENSAASNELTQQRVKTRSRKRSSLAKPKLQEEVKSGNDDKRIEFGSVEPVEEVIVNRAGSHESSISHQSEAVNAAVVVDLESKESESMASVETAETSMNLFRDEPEPNRGLKGMERTGEENVGLELTLGLEPVSRVYHVVPVKKRRVELKDCGGGSWNVELGLQYPV; encoded by the exons ATGCGGATGAGTTGTAACGGTTGTCGTGTACTAAGAAAAGGTTGCAGTGAAAATTGTAGCATAAGACCATGTTTGCAATGGATCAAAAACCCTGAATCACAAGCTAATGCCACCGTCTTTTTAGCTAAATTCTATGGTCGTGCCGGTCTCATGAACCTCGTCAACGCCGGTCCCGAACATCTTCGCCCAG CAATTTTTCGATCGTTGTTGTATGAAGCATGTGGTCGAATAGTGAACCCAATTTACGGTTCAGTTGGTTTATTATGGTCGGGGAGCTGGCAGCTATGTCAAGCCGCGGTGGAAGCCGTTTTAAAAGGCGCGCCGATTACGCCGATTACTTCAGAAGCGGCTACTCATGGAAGGGGTCCACCACTGAAGGCCTACGACATACGCCACGTGTCAAAAGACGAGAACTCGGCCGCGTCTAATGAGTTGACTCAGCAGCGAGTCAAGACGCGATCTCGTAAGCGATCTAGCTTAGCTAAGCCGAAGTTACAAGAGGAGGTGAAGAGTGGGAATGATGATAAGAGAATTGAATTCGGTTCGGTTGAACCGGTTGAAGAGGTTATTGTGAACCGGGCTGGGAGTCATGAGTCGTCAATTAGCCATCAGTCTGAGGCGGTGAACGCGGCGGTGGTGGTGGATTTGGAGAGTAAAGAGAGTGAAAGTATGGCTTCCGTGGAAACTGCGGAGACTTCGATGAACTTGTTTAGAGATGAACCGGAGCCGAACCGGGGTTTGAAGGGGATGGAGCGAACCGGTGAGGAGAATGTTGGGTTAGAGCTTACTCTTGGGTTGGAACCGGTTTCGCGTGTTTATCATGTGGTTCCTGTGAAGAAAAGGAGGGTTGAGTTGAAGGATTGTGGTGGCGGTTCGTGGAATGTAGAGCTGGGTCTTCAATATCCGGTTTAG